The following is a genomic window from Rhodoligotrophos defluvii.
GCGGCTATCTCTGCGCCATTCGCGCCGGCCAACTCGGCCTCGATACCGTCATTGTCGAAAGTGGCAGGCTTGGCGGCACATGCCTCAATGTGGGCTGCATCCCCTCCAAGGCGCTGATCCACATCGCCGACGAATTCCACCGGCTGAGCGGCAACCGGCAGCTTGAAAGCATGGGCCTGAAGGCCGGCAGGCCCAGCCTTGATCTCGCAACGGCGGTCGGGTGGAAAGACACAATCGTGTCGCGCTTGAACCAGGGCGTCGACGGCCTCCTGCGGAAGGCAAAGGTCAGGGCTATGCTCGGCCGCGCGCGCTTTCTCGATGGCAAGACCGTCGAGGTTCAATCAGATGACGGCAGCCATGTCGTACACGCCGAGGCAGTGGTCATCGCCACCGGTTCAGCGCCGCAGGCGCTGCCGCACCTGCCCTTCGGCGGGCCCATTCTGTCTTCGGCAGATGCTCTGTCGCTTGTGGACGTCCCGAACAGGCTCGCGGTGGTCGGAGCCGGCTATATCGGACTGGAGATCGGGACGGCATTCGCGAAGCTCGGCGCAAAGGTCACCGTGGTCGAGGCGGCTGAGCGCATCTTGCCGCAATATGACGCCGAGCTGACCGCCCCGGTCGCGAGGCGGCTGAAGGACCTCGGCATTGAGGTTTTCACATCGGTTCAGGCCAGCAGATATGACGGAGGCGCCAAGAGCCTCGCGCTTGAGCCGGCTGGCGAGGGACCGAGGCAAATCTCGGCCGATAAGGTGCTGGTGACGGTTGGGCGGCGGCCGGTCGTCGAAGGCTGGGGCTTGGAGGAGCTCCAGCTGGCCATGAACGGCCGATATGTGGCGATCGGCGACCGCTGCGAGACCTCGATGCGCAGTGTGTATGCGATCGGCGACGTTACCGGCGAGCCCATGCTCGCCCATCGCGCCATGGCGCAGGGCAAGATGGTCGCGGAGATTATCGCAGGTCTGCCGCGCAGGTGGTCGGCGCAATGCATTCCCGCCGTCTGCTTCACCGACCCGGAGGTGGTGACCGCGGGTCTCTCCCCGGAACAGGCAAAGCAGGAGGGCATCCAGGTCGTCGCGGGCAGCTTTCCCTTCCGCGCCAGCGGCCGCGCCATGAGCATCGCACGGGAGGACGGCTTCGTCCGTGCCGTCGCCCGCGCAGACAACCATGTGCTCCTCGGCGTGCAAGCTGTCGGTGCCGGAATCTCGGAACTGGCCTCTACCTTTGCGCTCGCGATCGAAATGGGCGCGCGGATCGAAGACATCGCCGGCACGATTCACGCCCACCCGACCATGGGCGAAGCCTTCCAGGAGGCTAGCCTGGCCGCCATCGAGCGCCCCCTCCATTTGTAAGCCAGCCGCGCGCGCGCCTCATGGTCGATGGTGGGTGCAGTATAATTGCCGGCCCTCCATGGATTGGACTGTCGCGCATTGACGCGGCGACAGCGTCCTTGCGCGCCAGTGCGTCATTTGCAAAGCCCATTGTTACGCGCCGCAAAACCGTTAATCGTTCTCACGGGGATCGAACAAGAACGGGGCAGGAACCGGCATGAGCCTTTTGGCCATATCCGAGCAGGCCATCAACGGCTTGATCGTCAGCGCCATTTACGCGCTGACGGCGCTGGGCCTCGCCATCATCTTCGGCGTGCTGCGCATCGTGAACTTCGCCCATGG
Proteins encoded in this region:
- the lpdA gene encoding dihydrolipoyl dehydrogenase, which produces MAELTCKLLVIGAGPGGYLCAIRAGQLGLDTVIVESGRLGGTCLNVGCIPSKALIHIADEFHRLSGNRQLESMGLKAGRPSLDLATAVGWKDTIVSRLNQGVDGLLRKAKVRAMLGRARFLDGKTVEVQSDDGSHVVHAEAVVIATGSAPQALPHLPFGGPILSSADALSLVDVPNRLAVVGAGYIGLEIGTAFAKLGAKVTVVEAAERILPQYDAELTAPVARRLKDLGIEVFTSVQASRYDGGAKSLALEPAGEGPRQISADKVLVTVGRRPVVEGWGLEELQLAMNGRYVAIGDRCETSMRSVYAIGDVTGEPMLAHRAMAQGKMVAEIIAGLPRRWSAQCIPAVCFTDPEVVTAGLSPEQAKQEGIQVVAGSFPFRASGRAMSIAREDGFVRAVARADNHVLLGVQAVGAGISELASTFALAIEMGARIEDIAGTIHAHPTMGEAFQEASLAAIERPLHL